The Arvicanthis niloticus isolate mArvNil1 chromosome 19, mArvNil1.pat.X, whole genome shotgun sequence sequence GAGTACATACACATTCCCAGCAGTGACTCAGCAGatcaggcttctctctctctcagtcttacAGTTCCTCACAGATCCCAGGTACAAAGAGATAAGCCACACTGCACAGAGGACTCGGGTGAGTCCAGAAGGTAGAGTTTGAAGCTCAGTATTGGCACCCAGTAGAGAGACATCACCTAAATTTCTCCTTCGAAAAGCAAAATGGACCTATCAGGATAACTCAAAATTATTctaaatagaatttaatagcaaaAAATATGACACCAGTAGCCCTAGAAGGCCAGACTTGGCCACTCATCCAAATATGTCCATTAAAGAGACTAACAATGATaaaggtggaggaagaagacatTGATCTAGTACATAGGAGACAGGAAGATATGAAAAGATCCCATATTTGGAGCATGTACATAAGCTTTTGGATTAAACAGAGGCAGAATTGGAGTAGGAATAAGAAGTATGCCTAATTAAGCAGTTCTGATCAAGACATGGTGATCTGATTAACTATTGAGTCAGATCTGGTTCTGGAAAGTGGTCTGAAGAAATCCTTATTGCTTGAGAAGGTAAACTGGATCTCAGGAGATAGTTAATGTTTCTTCAAGCTTTGGCCCTACCACCATGGACAGTCTGTCTTGAGGCCCCCCTGTTGCTGGAATCTAAGGTGACTGCAGGTTTGGGTAAATGACTAGGGTCTGGTCACCTTTTAAGAACATGAAATACagcaaggtggtggtggtggtggcatatatatcctagtacttgggaggcagaggtaggcagatttctatgagttcatgggtagcctggtttacagagtgagttcaggacagtaaaggctacacagaaaaaccctatcttgaaaagccATTTAAAATAAGAGTATGAAACAGAATGCAGTAAAGAGCTAGCAAGATGCCTccattattcttatttttgtgcCTTAAACCTTTAAGAGGAATGAGATAGTGTACTGACCACTTTTATGTCAACCACAagttagagttatctgaaaaggGAGgtagcctcaactgagaaaatgcctccattaggCCCAACTGTAGGGCCTTTTCTTAATTAGCGATTGATAGGGGGAGGGGCTACAGCCCATTgcgggtggtgccatccctgggctgatggtccttcagaaaaaggctgagcaagcctcgATGAGTTAGCCAGTAAGCAGAACTCTTCTAGGGCTCTgaatcatctcctgcctccaagttcccaccctgcctgagttcctgccctcacagCTTTCAACAATGAACTGTTCTGTGGAACTGCGAGTGAAGTAgccctcccccaactcccaaagttgtttttggtcatggtgtttcatcacagcaataataaccctaaAACAATAGGTTAGGTATCCTCAGTTCCTAGATTCTCGAATGATTTGTGTACCTATgtgtcgcgaaccccccacgcttgggcaccaaactgttgcgcttactggagccccacgttgcagcccgtactgcccgttccggtccgagggtcagggtctagcgagagagagagtggggataaaggggaagagacgcgaagaatggagacaagacagagattctgatcaagtctcttttattgaagggaattctgagctatttataggcttttgccacgtgccttgtaggcacgtggataccacgtgccttgcaggtgttgatatgacgtaagccttacaggcgtctatagcgtggacagcacgtgcaccgcaatgccttgcaggcttggatagcacatgcgccttatgagcatgtatggtgtagatagcacttggacagcacgtgaactgcaatgccttgcaggcgtgactaccacgtgcaccttgcagctgggggcagtaaacagcaacacaaaatatgtgggatatcagagtgtgctttagctgttgtaggctattgaaaaccaaatctttcgtcagggtatatggttccagatggctgcaaagttgatctagccgctttctgctaaagtcggctcccaacacctatgTACACAGGTCAGCAGATGATCTAAAGAACATAGATgcaaagggaaggcagagagacatCAGACTTCCATCCTGCTTTCAGATACTTCGTGAGGAGCCCAAGTGAGGAGCTTGGTGATCACTAACTCATTGTTATGATGATTGTATAGACCATAACTTCCTCAAATCACAAGAGTCAACCTTTTGTTATTCTGGTCTTCTGGAGGGGAAGAAAGTACAATCTCTAAAAGCCACCTATGTGCCATAAACCCCCTGAAGTAATTAATTAGCTTTGTATTGGACCTCAAaaattctataagaaaaaaaattctgcaaaataaagattaaaaggtGTAAGAGTTAATTTCTATCTTTTCTCGAACAAGCCGTCTTCTGCTGTCTAACCTTTGAGAGAGACCTATGGATAAAAAGCAGTTCATTCATTCAGCTTTCTTCTGGCAGACTCATTGGTGTGAGTGTGAGTCAGGAGGTCTGGGCAGTGGGGTCTGGGGTCTCACTGACTCCTTCCGTTGTCTTATTGTTAACCTACATTAATGTTGTTATCTGGTCTTCACAGGGCAAAAGCTGTTACAAATCTGTGTGAATCAGAATTGCATCCCAAACTCAATTACTTAGCAGGTACTTCTAAAACTTCATCTACTTGGCTTTTCTCTATGGCAAGATGCTTTTGTTCCTGGGAGAGCTCCCCATGCCCACAGAACTCTGTGTATCCCCTAGTGATGCCATGACCCGCAGGGAGTACCTACTGAGATAACTGCCTGCTGCTGTCACTCTGGTCctggtcactgctgtaacaaaccTGCTCATTGGCCCTCATTGTGACATCTTTTCCCTCTCTAAACCCTAACAGGAAGGAGCAATGGAGAAAATGGCATTTCACTGTTCAGGGGACAAACAGATAGGAGCCACTGGGCCCGGGCTCTAGCCAGGTCTTCATGCCTGTGCCTCAGGGGTGCTCCTGACCTGCTGGACCCCAAGGGGGCTTCAGGGTAAGTGGTAACAGACTGCACagttcccagttccaagttaaaTCACTGTGGATATCAGAATGAAAGGGGTGGGATAGGCATGGAGAAGAAATATTTGCTGTAGCCCTGACACCTGTTTGTCTGTACACATCTCTCAGCCTGGGCAGCAGTCAGGAGGAGTATGTTTGTCTCAGAAATCCTTTCATGTCACAGCCCTTCTCCTACCTACCACTTGCATGCCCTCTAACTGCACCCTGACCGTGGGTTTCTTTACCAAAATGGCTACTAGGTAGCACCCTCCTCATCTCTCATCACATGGGTAATAGTCCTGAAGTCACAAAGTGTCCTGTGGTCAACCATAGGATTTTTCTTTTAGTGTCCCTACAATATCATATTAGTGGTGATCATATGGCTGATGGGCACTCAGCCATGCCCAGAGATTCCTTCCTGGAGCAAGGAGTGCAGCATGCTGCCTGGGAACCTAGGGGCCAAGGAAGGCAAGGTAGAGCAAGGAAGGCTTTTAGCTGGTCCCTTGGACTAACAGCAGGTGGCAGAAAAGGCCAATGTGGTCTAGGAAGACTTGACGCTGCCTTTGGGATTTAATTGGTATCATACTAAGTTGCCATCCACTCAAAGAGAGGCTGGGGTCTCTAAAGGGGTGAGAGTATTGCTTCTGTGCTATGTCCAATGGCTATCTTTTCTCTgaagggacagagaagaggaggacCAGAAGCACATACTAAGGAGATCCCCTGGAGCCCGGGGGCCCAGGGAGATGCACAAGTACAGTTATGGCTTGGAGACACCAGTACACTTGAGGCACCTGAATTGGAGCACAGAACAACAAAGTCAGGAGGGCACTACCAAGCTGACTCGACAGCCCAGTAAGAATGAGCCATCCACATGTTTGGTGCCCCATGGGTCCTGTGTGTCCTACCCTGGAAACCAGGCTATGTTCAGTGCCAACAACATGGCTTCTTTCAGAGATTCACTAGACCATCCCACTGGTACCTACTGCAGTCAGATGAACAGACCCTTGCCGGATATCCatcaggggcaggtggatctttcCACCTGTCATATCCCCCAGGGCAGTCTGGGATCTAGGATCCCTCTGCCTGGAATGCAGCGCTTCACAGCCAGAGGATTTTCTACAGAGGATGCAAAATTGCCCAGCCTGCCAGTGACCATAGGCACCCCATGCAACCCAGTATTGTCACTGGAAGTGCCAATCAAGATGGAGAATGAATCTGGGTCCCAGGATATAGTTGAAACCAGCACAACTAGCTGTGTGTGGCTGGGAACCAGTGACATGGCCAGAAGACATCTGGTCGGTTTCCCTGCCAGGATGCACTTGAAAACAGAGCCCGACTACAGGCAGCAGGTCTGTACCCCACACCTTGGGCATGGTATGGTGGGAACTAATCCCCACAGCAGAGATACTGTTGGATCCTGTAGGGAGCATGCTCCTCTTTACTCTGCACATTGCACCTGCCTGGATCCAGAGCCTCCTCATCACCTCTTCATGTGTAGCCACAGTGAGAGCCAGCACCCCTCTTTGGACCAAGACTGCAGAGCTCCTATTGTTAAGCGTGAGCCTCTGGATTCACCGTCATGGGCTGCTCCTGGTCAGGTGACTGTGCCCAGGATGTTCCCTAAGAGTGCCTCTATAACTGTGATCCCATCCAAAGGCTCCGATGGGACTTTCCTATCCTAGAGTTGCTGTTCTGTTGGAAACTCAGTCCTTGGATAATGGAACATGATCAGAGATTCTTATAGT is a genomic window containing:
- the Ahrr gene encoding aryl hydrocarbon receptor repressor, encoding MMIPSGECTYAGRKRRKPIQKRRLTMGAEKSNPSKRHRDRLNTELDHLASLLPFSPDIISKLDKLSVLRLSVSYLRVKSFFQALQETCVWSAPALSPEDHSYRGFPVQEGRLLLESLNGFALVVSAEGMIFYASATIVDYLGFHQTDVMHQNIYDYIHVDDRQDFCRQLHWAMDPPQVVFGQSPHADTDNTVLGKLLRAQEGGKGLPSEYSAFLTRCFICRVRCLLDSTSGFLTMQFQGKLKFLFGQKKKTPSGTALPPRLSLFCIVAPVLPSVTEMKMKSTFLKAKHRADIVVTMDSRAKAVTNLCESELHPKLNYLAGRSNGENGISLFRGQTDRSHWARALARSSCLCLRGAPDLLDPKGASGDREEEDQKHILRRSPGARGPREMHKYSYGLETPVHLRHLNWSTEQQSQEGTTKLTRQPSKNEPSTCLVPHGSCVSYPGNQAMFSANNMASFRDSLDHPTGTYCSQMNRPLPDIHQGQVDLSTCHIPQGSLGSRIPLPGMQRFTARGFSTEDAKLPSLPVTIGTPCNPVLSLEVPIKMENESGSQDIVETSTTSCVWLGTSDMARRHLVGFPARMHLKTEPDYRQQVCTPHLGHGMVGTNPHSRDTVGSCREHAPLYSAHCTCLDPEPPHHLFMCSHSESQHPSLDQDCRAPIVKREPLDSPSWAAPGQVTVPRMFPKSASITVIPSKGSDGTFLS